From the genome of Nicotiana sylvestris chromosome 2, ASM39365v2, whole genome shotgun sequence, one region includes:
- the LOC138883204 gene encoding uncharacterized protein, producing the protein MNGVVEAANKNIKKILGMMVENHKKWHEKLPFALLGYRTTVRTSTRATPYILVYGTEVVIPAEVEVPSLRIIQEAELSDVEWIRSCYEQLALIDGKSMNTICHGQLYQNRMSRAFNKRVKPRQFAPGQLVLKKISPHQDEAKGKFSPNWKGPYMVHMVLIGGVLILAEMDGEIWPKQINLDAVKRYYI; encoded by the coding sequence atgaatggagtcgtagaagccgccaataaaaacatcaagaagatattaggGATGATGGTAGAAAACCATAAgaaatggcacgagaagctaccctttgctttgttaggataccgcactacagttcgcacatcaaccagggcaactccttacatactggtttatggtaccgaagttgtcatCCCAGCTGAGGTAGAggttccttccttaaggatcatacaggaagccgaactcagcgatgtagaatggataagaagctgctatgagcaattggcccttatagatggaaaaagcaTGAACACAAtatgtcatggtcaactttaccagaacagaatgtccagagctttcaacaaaagggtcaagccaagacagtttgcACCAGGACAGTTGGTGCTGAAAAAGATCtccccacatcaagatgaagccaaagggaaattctctcccaactggaaaggtccTTATATGGTTCATATGGTGTTAATAGGTGGTGtgctcatacttgcagaaatggacggagaaatttggCCGAAACAAATCAAtttagacgcagtcaagagatactatatttAG